GGAACGTATAAGGCGTTTTATACTCTCCAGGAAAAGATAGGAGTCACCCCAGATAATCTAATTAAAGCTAGCGTAGAAGACGTTGCGTCTTGTATAAGGAATATTGGAATTTACAGAATAAAGGCAGAGAGAATAAAGGAACTTGCCAAGCTGATCAAAGAAAAATATGACGGGAATTTAAATAAAATCCTTGATAAAGAACCCCAGGAAGCTAGAAATGAATTATTATCCCTTCCCGGAATAGGCGAAAAAACTGCAGATGTAGTCTTACTTACTTGTAGAGGATATCCTTACTTTCCTGTGGACACTCACATAAAGAGAATATCCCAAAGGTTAGGTATTGCATCTGGAAGTTATGAAGAAATTTCCTCATCTCTCAGAAGACTATTTGATCCTAAAGATTATCTAGAGACGCACCACTTATTAATAGCTCACGGAAGAAATATTTGTAAGGCAAAAAATCCTTTATGTGAGAAGTGCGTATTAAATGACTGCTGCGAATATTACGCCAGAATTCATAAGAATAAATCAAATAACGACTCATGAAGATATTGATATAAGTAACTTAGCAAAGGTAATAAAATGTATAAGAAAAACTAAAGAAATTAATCCAATAATACTTGATGAAGAAACTTTCATGGTGATTGACGGCCATCATAGGTTTTATGCAATGAAAATGCTTGGATTTTCTAAGATACCCGCATATTTAATTAATTATAGAAAAGATTATGTGAAAGTAAATAAATGGTTTAGAAAATTAGTAAATGATAACGATATGAATAAAATCGTCTCAACAATTATACCTGATAATGATGGGAAAATTTGTATGAACTTCCTCTCTAAAAAATTATGTTCTGATTCAGAATATACCTTATACTGGAAACTAAATGTCATAGAAAAATATTTATCGTCCATAGGAATAAATGTAATAAAGAATTCTAAGGAAGGAATAGAACCTCCATCTTTAGATAAGGAATACGTTCTTAGTATTGCCAAGAAAGGTTTAAGATTTCCGCCCAAAACGACAAGACACAGCTATGAATTTATTATCCCGAATTATAGAATTTCATTGAATGAATTCGTTTAGCGTTATAACGCAGATAATAGTATTTATAATACCTTCATTGATTTTACTGTACCAATATATTTTCTTTAAGCTAGGATATGATAGAATAGACATCATAAATGTAAATCCAAAAGAATTACCTTTGATTTCAATAATAGTTCCAACAAAAGGAGAGAAAATAGAATTAATACAAGAACTTCTAGATAACTTGACAGAAATAGACTGGGATAAGAGCAAAATGGAAGTAATAATAGTATCCGATGATAATCCAGAATATTTTGACGAAATGAAAGAAAAGATAGTCCCTCCACAAGGCTTAGAGGTGAGAATGTATAGGAGAGAAAAGAAATTAGGTTTTAAGAGTGGAGCCCTAGCTTATGGATTCGAAAAAAGCAAAGGTGATCTAATATTAACTTTAGACGTAGATGCAAGAGTAAGAAAAGATTCAATTAAGAAAGCCTACTTACACATGTTACAGTTTGGGTGCGACGCTGTAACAATGAAATGGATGGGATATTCACATAATAATTATTCACTCTTAGCTAAGGGAGTAATGGTGTCAACTATTATTGCTGATAACTCAATACTCAGGGGAAGGGATAAGGCTAATTTGAAAGTATTTCCAGTAGGATGCGGGACAATGTTTAAGAGAAATGCAATTGAAGAAGTTGGCCCTTGGGATTACAATATGATTCAAGACGATCTAGAAATAGGTGCTAGACTTATAAACAGAGGAAAAAGGATATGTTCTTCCGATTCTACAGTATTTGTTGAAGTTCCAGATAACTTACAGGCATTTTACATTCAGCAAACAAGATGGGCAATGGGAAGTATAGAAGTACTAAGTAGAAGATTTAAACAAATAATAACGAGTAAAACTAATATATTACAAAAGATTGATGCAATTCTTTTCCTTCTCCAATATGTACCTATTGCATTAACATTCATTGCTGCATTATTGATTTCTGCTTACTCATTTTTAGGCAAGGGAGATCCTCTTAATTCAATTCCATTGTTCATAATATGGGCTGTTACACTTGGAATATACGCTGTTAATTTCATAAAAGTAGCTAAAGACTCTGGAATTAAACTTCTTGAATCATTAAGATCATTAGGTAAGATATCAGCGTATACTGTAGCAATATCCCCATTTATTACTTTATCCCTTATTAGTGCTTTCAAAAAGTCAAGAAATTATATTATAACTCCTAAAGGAAAAGGTTCGAAAACAAAGATAGCTTACATAATTCTAGCTTTAGGCCTATTATTTTTGTCAGCTTCAATTAATTATCTAATACACTATTACTTCATATCTGGCTTATGGCTTCTTTACTACTCTTTAGCCTACATTTTCACATTCTCCTCTTATGAGCAGGAAATTAAATAGAAGCTTTTAACCCAAGAGTTTCATTTAACCTAAATGAGCATTGAGTATGCTAAAGGCTTAAGGGATGAAGAATTATTTAAAGTATTAAGACCTTATGTAGCAGAATGGTTTAAAAAGAAATACCAATCGTTTACTCCACCTCAAAAGGCAGCAATCCCACTGATTAAAAATTATGAAAACGTTCTAGTTTCTAGCCCTACGGGAAGTGGAAAAACTCTTGCTGCGTTTTTAGGAATTATAGATAACCTATTTAATTTAGCAGAGAAGGAGCAACTTGAGGATAAAATATACGCAGTTTACATTTCTCCACTTAGAGCGCTTAATAATGATATGTATAAAAATTTGATAGAGCCATTGACAGAAATAAGAGAACAAGAAAAAGTAGATTATAACATTAGAGTAGGTGTAAGAACTAGCGACACGTCTTCTTACCAAAAAGAGAAAATGCTAAAATTACCTCCTCACATTCTTATAACCACTCCTGAATCTTTCGCAATATCTTTAACCGCTCCAAAATTTAGTGAGAAGTTAAGAGATGTACAATGGGTAATTGTTGATGAAATACATGAGTTAGCAAACAGCAAGAGGGGATCATTTCTATCAGGGTTTTTAGAGATTTTCGAGAATATGATAGCTAATAGCAAAATTAGTAGAATAGGTTTAAGCGCTACCATTTCTCCTCTAGAGGAAATAGCGAAATTTCTTGTTGGACCTAAAAGAAGTTGTAAAATTGTTGATGCAAGATTCGTAAAGAATGTTGACTTGAAGGTTCTTTCTCCCGTAAAAGATTTAGTTCATGCAACGGAAGAGGAAATAAGCAGCGGTATATATAAATCAATAATTGAGGAAGTACTTAAGCATAGAACTACATTAATTTTTACCAATACCAGAAGTGCAGCAGAAAGAGTTTCCTTCAAATTAAGGAATCTAGTCCAATCAC
This genomic interval from Acidianus sp. HS-5 contains the following:
- a CDS encoding glycosyltransferase family 2 protein, with amino-acid sequence MNSFSVITQIIVFIIPSLILLYQYIFFKLGYDRIDIINVNPKELPLISIIVPTKGEKIELIQELLDNLTEIDWDKSKMEVIIVSDDNPEYFDEMKEKIVPPQGLEVRMYRREKKLGFKSGALAYGFEKSKGDLILTLDVDARVRKDSIKKAYLHMLQFGCDAVTMKWMGYSHNNYSLLAKGVMVSTIIADNSILRGRDKANLKVFPVGCGTMFKRNAIEEVGPWDYNMIQDDLEIGARLINRGKRICSSDSTVFVEVPDNLQAFYIQQTRWAMGSIEVLSRRFKQIITSKTNILQKIDAILFLLQYVPIALTFIAALLISAYSFLGKGDPLNSIPLFIIWAVTLGIYAVNFIKVAKDSGIKLLESLRSLGKISAYTVAISPFITLSLISAFKKSRNYIITPKGKGSKTKIAYIILALGLLFLSASINYLIHYYFISGLWLLYYSLAYIFTFSSYEQEIK
- a CDS encoding ParB N-terminal domain-containing protein yields the protein MTAANITPEFIRINQITTHEDIDISNLAKVIKCIRKTKEINPIILDEETFMVIDGHHRFYAMKMLGFSKIPAYLINYRKDYVKVNKWFRKLVNDNDMNKIVSTIIPDNDGKICMNFLSKKLCSDSEYTLYWKLNVIEKYLSSIGINVIKNSKEGIEPPSLDKEYVLSIAKKGLRFPPKTTRHSYEFIIPNYRISLNEFV
- the nth gene encoding endonuclease III — its product is MKCSGKEILERLRKAYKRDPKQYVAYDVWINFKDPFKVLIATLLSQNSTDKGTYKAFYTLQEKIGVTPDNLIKASVEDVASCIRNIGIYRIKAERIKELAKLIKEKYDGNLNKILDKEPQEARNELLSLPGIGEKTADVVLLTCRGYPYFPVDTHIKRISQRLGIASGSYEEISSSLRRLFDPKDYLETHHLLIAHGRNICKAKNPLCEKCVLNDCCEYYARIHKNKSNNDS